A part of Candida albicans SC5314 chromosome 2, complete sequence genomic DNA contains:
- the SGT2 gene encoding Sgt2p (Putative small tetratricopeptide repeat (TPR)-containing protein; protein abundance is affected by URA3 expression in the CAI-4 strain background; Mig1-regulated) — protein MSSTITNKDIALSIIDFLKQSVAKKEVAEDYAESMDVAIDCIADAFEVNKEDDSKTLKDVFHGKSLSELLKSSVSFSSTSEKSESVPAAKEVDADTKAKADELKVQGNRAMALKDYPEAIAKYTEAIGLDPSNVVYLSNRAAAHSSSQKHDKAVEDAEKAIKLDPNFSKAYSRLGLAKYALGDAKGAMEAYKKGLEVEGETKSDAMRKGYETAKKRVEEELENSISTTDKSGESSGSSESATGAGAGAGAGAGGLPDMSSFLGGGGGMPNLAEMMNNPQIMQAAQEMMSNPAAMQNLFSNPAVKQMAQQMGLGGENGPDLSNIMNNPMFNQFMGGRENQGDKPE, from the coding sequence ATGTCTTCAACCATTACTAACAAGGATATTGCTTTATCCATTATTGACTTTTTGAAACAATCTGTTGctaaaaaagaagttgCTGAAGATTATGCTGAATCAATGGATGTTGCCATTGATTGTATTGCCGATGCATTTGAAGTCAATAAGGAAGATGATTCCAAAACCTTAAAAGACGTTTTTCACGGAAAGTCGTTGTCAGAATTGCTTAAATCCTCTGTTTCATTCAGCTCTACATCTGAGAAATCGGAATCTGTTCCAGCGGCAAAGGAAGTTGACGCTGACACCAAGGCTAAAgctgatgaattgaaagtaCAAGGTAATAGAGCTATGGCATTGAAGGATTATCCAGAAGCTATTGCTAAATACACCGAAGCCATTGGTTTGGATCCAAGTAATGTTGTTTATCTTTCCAACAGAGCTGCTGCTCATTCTTCTTCCCAAAAACACGACAAAGCAGTAGAAGATGCTGAAAAGGCTATTAAATTGGACCCAAACTTTTCTAAAGCTTACTCTAGATTGGGTTTAGCAAAATATGCCTTAGGAGATGCAAAGGGTGCCATGGAAGCATACAAGAAAGGTTTAGAAGTTGAAGGAGAAACTAAATCAGATGCGATGAGAAAAGGATACGAAACTGCAAAGAAGAgagttgaagaagaattggaaaattcCATTTCCACTACCGATAAATCAGGTGAAAGCTCTGGCTCTAGTGAATCTGCAACCGGTGCTGGTGCGGGTGCAGGTGCAGGTGCAGGTGGTTTACCTGACATGAGTAGCTTCTTGggtggaggtggtggtATGCCAAATCTTGCTGAGATGATGAATAACCCTCAAATCATGCAAGCTGCTCAAGAAATGATGTCCAATCCTGCTGCTATGCAAAATTTGTTTAGCAACCCAGCTGTGAAACAAATGGCACAACAAATGGGGTTGGGTGGCGAAAATGGTCCTGACTTGTCTAATATTATGAACAATCCAATGTTCAATCAGTTTATGGGAGGAAGAGAAAACCAAGGTGATAAGCCAGaatga
- a CDS encoding uncharacterized protein (Ortholog of S. cerevisiae : YML002W, C. glabrata CBS138 : CAGL0L07634g, C. dubliniensis CD36 : Cd36_17530, C. parapsilosis CDC317 : CPAR2_212430 and Candida tenuis NRRL Y-1498 : CANTEDRAFT_128807), translated as MTSTNKSISHLPILHNPFLNCLFNNPQYFKSPLKGVVDELQSNHTNFTILVPPAHVLNEYYDPTTESSNSKTLLKELCYNNEDFIRSHIINTASPVSSTITPISKEQSVIYNTLNNKQILIKNRIIYTGKGFRRSLKLKTLSIQYFSSFCDYFPKRSKFMIIYIESTLFGGIPPRKMLPPLPEVRETNKTDKDIDSVTFEKLLRSFPLLSKAVSDKFYRLFHHNNYQFRVLRYKNRKKLSHIKLEFQKILQEAFSIISDSVNVDNPNSEQTYNLINHIISMYPGIDLNKLVHEYVELNLYDVLWSQLIFQFNCPNDDKEAYDPEAILILTKEKYEKLSCLSLNQLDIPVNKPWLMNELHERISLGVQEFEKLADSSIMNSAAKTQVVYSTFRILTQRKNGNIDPVINADTLIGLLIMVMVHSKIENIEAHIYYIKHFNSIDNTNDGQFNYIMSNLDAVLFHFSKKESGYLDLIENSKKNYEIWNAIKNNDLEKVESIIELVNNEYPETELPENHFLKSKNINGESCLMFAIKTKRYEIYDCLINSNPNWIPIDSILFEKNVMTNQNLLMCALIEETDYKIIDDLVDIILNNATLEEQTMYFNMTDISGRSVGHYLFHNYKLISKIGHLIDWEKKDNNSHTPLFSLCRCYDHPEYVELIRAGFNCVYKKYGETGVDYDKHVDKSGNTLLHVLLKGIPESKMLSNSNNLVNVNQLNQRCLSPLMVYVKYNRLENLKEILHDSRLDFLGEDFKNYYNVFDYLSFSALKSTKSENFQNIENAVFNYYLQNYFPRHATENVAALNAKYDGGKKDWLIFFKNGDGFCNYKSLRNIKQILYLIKLKQPLSTFPSEESFWKNYGFGISTSPMFHKVRINRLIDDFNLLFEGLTFQESINQSEFFKTFLTEYTKETSIFESKQRIGEQLDFDKQSLGEVTYKLNQIQEIEYFLEYSLNNFQKYAYLFARLAKLVCIGDSKQVDCRNVLDTIMYRFNKTTVFDDIFTYSEVNNQAGTLGVAREYFYWIQMHGDELLHSIQKLVSDINSWKQMYYSICHINSELKLMEPHNTVSQESQDNSNGQELLSRRDSSLSINPIPEEELEDDNLGFLSNFVGTSKKARYKKLVVEKSEIVKNIMKLNLEIKWSHELIAAEISDFLKFRTEFLRFGIKRYISEEIKSLKQRSTELSKYVFLVRKDK; from the coding sequence ATGACATCtactaataaatcaatttcccACCTACCGATTTTGCATAATCCATTCCTTAATTGTCTTTTTAACAATCCACAATACTTCAAATCGCCACTCAAAGGTGTCGTGGATGAATTGCAATCCAATCACACAAACTTTACCATATTAGTACCTCCAGCCCATGtattaaatgaatattATGACCCAACCACAGAAAGCTCAAATTCAAAGACACTTTTAAAGGAACTATGTTATAACAATGAAGATTTCATTAGATCACATATCATAAATACAGCATCACCCGTTTCTTCCACTATTACTCCTATTTCAAAGGAGCAACTGGTTATTTATAACACTTTgaacaataaacaaattcttATTAAAAATAGAATCATATACACTGGCAAAGGATTTAGGCGAAGcttgaaattgaaaactttatCGATACAATACTTTAGTTCCTTCTGCGACTATTTCCCCAAGAGAAGCAAGTTTATGATCATCTATATCGAAAGTACTTTGTTTGGAGGCATTCCACCAAGAAAGATGTTACCTCCGCTTCCAGAAGTAAgagaaacaaataaaaccGACAAGGACATTGATTCAGtaacatttgaaaaattattgagaAGTTTCCCATTGTTGTCTAAAGCTGTAAGTGACAAGTTTTATCGATTATTTCACCAtaacaattatcaatttcgGGTGCTAAGGTACAAGAATCGTAAGAAATTGTCTCATATTAAACTTGAATTTCAGAAAATATTGCAGGAAGCCTTTAGTATTATACTGGACAGTGTCAATGTGGATAACCCAAACAGCGAACAAACctataatttaataaatcatatAATCAGCATGTACCCAGGGAtagatttaaataaattggtgCATGAATATGTTGAACTCAACTTGTATGATGTACTATGGTcacaattgattttccaGTTTAATTGCCCcaatgatgataaagaaGCTTACGATCCAGAAGCGATTCTTATTCTCACCAAggaaaaatatgaaaaattatcgTGTTTGTCcttaaatcaattggataTTCCTGTAAATAAGCCGTGGCTTATGAATGAATTACATGAACGTATTTCCTTAGGTGTCCAAGAGTTTGAGAAGTTGGCAGATTCATCTATCATGAACCTGGCCGCCAAAACTCAAGTTGTTTACAGCACATTTCGAATACTTACACAGAGGAAAAATGGTAACATCGATCCAGTAATAAATGCAGACACTTTGATTGGACTTTTGATAATGGTTATGGTACattccaaaattgaaaatattgaagCCCACATTTACTACATTAAGCATTTCAATTCCATTGATAATACTAACGATGGCCAGTTCAACTATATCATGAGTAATTTGGATGCAgtattatttcatttttcgaAAAAGGAATCTGGGTATTTAGATTTGATTGAGAAttctaaaaaaaactatGAGATATGGAATGccattaaaaataatgatttggaGAAAGTAGAATCAATTATAGAATTGGTTAATAATGAGTATCCAGAAACTGAATTACCTGAGAATCATTTTCTTAAAAGcaaaaatatcaatggTGAAAGTTGTTTAATGTTTGCAATAAAGACAAAGAGATATGAAATCTATGATTGTTTGATTAATCTGAATCCCAACTGGATACCCATAGATAGTATtctatttgaaaaaaatgttaTGACCAACCAAAACTTGTTGATGTGTGCATTAATAGAAGAAACTGACTACAAgattattgatgatttagtcgacattattttgaataatgCTACATTGGAAGAACAAACAATGTACTTCAATATGACTGACATTTCCGGAAGAAGTGTTGGCCATTATTTGTTTCACAACTACAAGCTTATATCAAAAATTGGccatttgattgattgggAAAAAAAGGACAATAACTCACATACACCTTTGTTTAGCCTTTGTAGATGTTACGACCATCCTGAGTACGTTGAATTAATTAGAGCTGGGTTTAATTGTGTCTACAAAAAATATGGTGAAACAGGTGTTGACTATGACAAACATGTTGATAAATCAGGAAACACGCTATTGCATGTTCTTCTCAAGGGTATTCCAGAATCAAAAATGTTATCAAACTCAAATAACTTGGTGAATGTGAATCAGCTCAACCAGCGTTGCCTATCTCCTTTAATGGTATATGTAAAGTACAACAGATTAGAAAACttgaaagaaatattaCACGATTCCCGACTCGATTTTTTAGGAGAAGatttcaagaattattataatgtttttgattatttgagTTTTCTGGCATTGAAATCTACGAAATCTGAAAACTTCCAGAATATTGAGAATGCtgtttttaattattatttacaGAACTATTTCCCACGTCATGCTACAGAGAATGTAGCAGCATTGAATGCCAAATATGATGGTGGTAAAAAAGATTGgttaatattttttaaaaacGGCGATGGGTTTTGCAATTACAAATCATTACGGAATATAAAACAGATACTatatttaatcaaattgaagCAACCACTATCAACCTTCCCCAGTGAGGAATCATTCTGGAAGAACTATGGGTTTGGCATCTCAACTTCACCAATGTTCCATAAAGTTAGGATCAAtagattgattgatgattttaatttattgtttgaagGTTTGACTTTTCAAGAGTCGATTAATCAAtctgaatttttcaaaacttttcTCACTGAATATACTAAAGAAACCCTGATATTTGAACTGAAACAGAGAATCGGTGAACAGCTTGATTTTGACAAACAGTCCTTGGGAGAGGTAACTTACAAGCTAAACCAAATCCAAGAAATAGAATattttttggaatattCTTTGAACAATTTCCAAAAGTATGCATATTTGTTTGCCAGGCTTGCAAAACTTGTATGTATTGGTGACAGCAAGCAGGTGGATTGTAGGAATGTGTTAGATACAATTATGTATCGATTCAACAAAACCACAGTTTTTGATGATATATTTACTTATTCAGAAGTAAATAATCAAGCAGGAACTTTGGGTGTGGCCCgagaatatttttattggaTCCAAATGCATGGTGACGAGTTGCTACATAGCATTCAAAAACTTGTTTCTGACATTAATTCATGGAAACAAATGTACTATTCGATTTGTCATATAAACCTGGAGTTAAAGCTAATGGAACCCCACAATACAGTATCGCAAGAACTGCAAGATAATTCCAATGGCCAAGAACTTCTCTCTAGACGCGATAGCTCATTATCTATTAATCCTATCCCTGAAGAAGAGCTTGAAGACGACAATTTGGGTTTTTTGTCAAACTTTGTTGGAACAAGTAAAAAGGCAAGGTATAAGAAACTAGTAGTAGAAAAATCAGAAATTgtcaaaaatataatgaagctaaatttggaaatcaaATGGTCACATGAATTAATTGCTGCAGAGATATCTGATTTCTTAAAGTTTAGAACTGAATTTTTAAGATTCGGTATAAAGAGATATATTTctgaagaaattaaacTGTTGAAACAACGCAGCACTGAATTATCAAAGTATGTATTTTTAGTCCGAAAAGACAAATAG
- the UGA6 gene encoding Uga6p (Putative GABA-specific permease; decreased transcription is observed upon benomyl treatment or in an azole-resistant strain that overexpresses MDR1): MRSITSRTEDHLHNVISHRSEVRSIDPQHNAGDVELLAQIGYKQELNRHYSTFQVFGIAFSIMGLLPSISSVLSIGLESGPAGLVWGWISASIFILCVGTSLAFLGSAIPTSGGLYYYTNYYCPDAFRVPLSFMIGCSNSLGLIGGLCSISYGFAVQVLSAVYIQQDGAFEITRAKCYGIFVACVVSNAIICCLATKQAALLQTISIIVNVFLVLLFLIAVPVGTGHGFNSASYIFGTLINNRDYGTAWSFFLSWLPAIWTIGSFDSTIHCSEEAKNAQRAIPVGIIGSISACGILGWAICIVCAACIKDGDVSRVLQSDTGSAMAQIIYDALGKKWAVAFMSLIAVGQYLMSVSEMIALSRQIWSFARDDGLPVVYNFVKYVNPKIKVPIRASIFAGVLSTLVGLLVLIGDAGSGALFSLAIASLQLSWGLPVLLVLLPYGRRKFISGPFHFGFKTNTAINLVTICWSVYAIVLSMFPDSRKVDKASMNYTVVINVGVWLLALIYYFVWGYRFYSGPKSNLDKDDDVVFGTEPEVVAIGEEKK, encoded by the coding sequence ATGAGATCTATTACATCCAGAACAGAAGATCATCTTCATAATGTTATATCACACAGATCCGAGGTAAGATCTATTGACCCACAACACAATGCTGGTGATGTTGAATTGTTAGCTCAAATTGGGTATAAGCAAGAATTGAATCGTCATTACAGTACATTTCAAGTTTTTGGTATTGCTTTCTCCATCATGGGTTTGTTACCTAGTATATCTTCGGTATTATCAATTGGGTTGGAATCTGGTCCAGCTGGTTTGGTATGGGGCTGGATCCTGGCATCCATCTTTATCCTTTGTGTTGGTACAAGTCTTGCATTTCTTGGAAGTGCCATCCCCACCTCTGGAGGGTTATACTACTACACGAATTATTATTGCCCTGATGCGTTTAGAGTGCCATTGAGTTTTATGATTGGCTGTTCCAACTCGTTGGGCTTAATTGGTGGATTGTGTAGTATCAGTTATGGTTTTGCCGTTCAAGTGTTATCTGCTGTCTATATCCAGCAGGATGGGGCATTTGAGATTACAAGGGCAAAATGTTATGGTATTTTTGTTGCGTGTGTTGTGTCCAATGCTATTATATGTTGTTTAGCCACAAAACAAGCTGCGTTATTACAGACAATCTCCATTATTGTGAATGTgtttttggtgttgttatttttaattgcaGTTCCGGTTGGTACAGGGCACGGGTTTAATTCTGCTAGCTACATTTTTGGTACGttaatcaacaacagaGACTACGGTACTGCCTGGTCCTTTTTCTTGAGTTGGTTACCGGCTATTTGGACTATAGGTTCGTttgattcaacaattcATTGCAGTGAAGAAGCAAAAAATGCCCAGAGAGCTATACCTGTTGGTATTATTGGTTCTATTAGCGCCTGTGGAATTTTAGGCTGGGCAATTTGTATTGTTTGTGCTGCTTGCATCAAAGACGGTGATGTTTCTCGGGTTCTTCAGTCAGACACCGGTTCTGCCATGGCGCAAATTATTTATGATGCACTTGGTAAGAAATGGGCAGTTGCATTTATGTCGCTTATTGCCGTAGGTCAGTATTTGATGTCTGTGTCAGAAATGATTGCATTGTCGAGACAAATTTGGTCATTTGCTAGAGATGATGGTTTGCCGgttgtttataattttgttaaataCGTTAATCCCAAGATTAAAGTGCCTATCAGAGCTAGTATTTTTGCAGGAGTGTTATCGACCTTAGTTGGCTTATTGGTGTTGATTGGGGACGCAGGTTCAGGGGCACTTTTCAGTCTTGCAATCGCTAGTTTACAGTTGTCGTGGGGACTTCCTGTGCTACTTGTCCTTTTGCCATACGGTAGAAGGAAATTCATTAGTGGTCCATTTCATTTTGgtttcaaaacaaatacGGCAATTAATCTTGTTACTATCTGTTGGTCAGTGTATGCAATTGTGTTATCTATGTTCCCAGACAGCAGAAAAGTAGATAAAGCATCCATGAATTACACAGTTGTAATCAATGTTGGTGTTTGGTTATTAGCATTGATATACTATTTTGTTTGGGGATACAGGTTCTACAGCGGTCCCAAATCCAATCTTGATAAAGATGACGATGTTGTTTTTGGTACTGAACCAGAAGTTGTTGCAATTGGCgaagaaaaaaagtag